GGCAAGACGATCAAGAAGTTCATTTACGTGCCGGGGAAGATCGTGAATTTGGTGGTGGGCTGAGAGGATCGGTATCGCTGTCATCCTTTCACGAAAGGATCGTTCATGACCACGATTGCGCATTTCCGAATTCGCGGTTACCGGAAGCTTCTGGACGTTGATCTTGAAATGAAGCCGTTCAGCGTCATCATTGGCGCCAATGGTGCAGGAAAGACGTCCCTGCTCGAAGTCTTGTCGCTGCTGGCGGCTTCGTGCAATGGACAATTGGCCAATCGATTGTCCGATCTGGGAGGCATTGCCGATGTTCTGACGCGAGATCGATCCACCGCGTTGGAGCTTGATCTTTCGATGCCCGTGGAAGGGCATGCCCCTCTGGAGTACAAGTTGCGCGTCGAGCCGAAAGGGCAAGGGTACTGGATTCAGACGGAGCTTTTGACGCAGGATCGAGGACAATCCATTCCGTTCAAGCACATCGAATCGATTCATGGGAACGTGAGGTACTTCGACACCATTGCGTATCGGCTCACGCGACCCGATTGGCCCATGGATATGCTCGAAACAGCACTTGCGCAGGTGCCGAAGATGTTTCGCGAGCCCGAGGAACTGCGGCGAATGCTTGCGGCCACGACGTTTTACGCGTCGCTCAATGTAGCGCCCAAATCACCGGTGCGAATGCCGCAGCAAATGCGCCCCGCAACGCTGCCTGGCGCGCAAGGTGAGGACCTAGTCAGTTGTCTTTACTATCTGCGAGAAAGCGATCCGGATCGATTCGAGATCCTGGAGGACACGCTGGTGGCCGCATTTGCGGATTTCGAGCGACTCGCATTTCCGCCGGCTGCCGCTGGCATGTTGTCCATGACGTGGAAAGACCGCAATTATTCGAAGCCTATGTATATGCATCAACTGTCCGAAGGTACGCTGCGCTTTTTGTGGTTGGCAACGCTTCTCGGCAGTCGCGACTTGCCACGCATCGTTTTGCTTGATGAACCCGAAGTCAGTTTGCATCCGGCGTTGCAGAGCCTATTGGTTCAGCTCATGCGTGAAGCGTCAAAACGTAGCCAAATCATTGTGGCCACGCATTCTGATCGGCTCGTGCGGTTTTTGCGCCCCGAGG
This genomic window from Polyangiaceae bacterium contains:
- a CDS encoding AAA family ATPase, with protein sequence MTTIAHFRIRGYRKLLDVDLEMKPFSVIIGANGAGKTSLLEVLSLLAASCNGQLANRLSDLGGIADVLTRDRSTALELDLSMPVEGHAPLEYKLRVEPKGQGYWIQTELLTQDRGQSIPFKHIESIHGNVRYFDTIAYRLTRPDWPMDMLETALAQVPKMFREPEELRRMLAATTFYASLNVAPKSPVRMPQQMRPATLPGAQGEDLVSCLYYLRESDPDRFEILEDTLVAAFADFERLAFPPAAAGMLSMTWKDRNYSKPMYMHQLSEGTLRFLWLATLLGSRDLPRIVLLDEPEVSLHPALQSLLVQLMREASKRSQIIVATHSDRLVRFLRPEELLVVESDAGAARFTWANKMEIDEWLTDYSLDELWRMRRLGETS